The nucleotide window AAAAACTTGGAACTTGTAGAAGAAGGAAGCACTGTATTAGACGCCTTTACTGGTTATGGCGCGATTGCGCTAAATATAGCTCATAAAAAAAGGGTTTATGTCGTTGCCGGGGATATTAATATTGATGGATTGTATATGCTCAAGAAGTCTTTAAGTCTGAATAAGATAAAAGGTATGATAGATATCGTACAATACGATGCACATCATCTGCCATTTAGAGATAAGGTCTTTAAGTTATCTTTCGGTGATAATCCTACATTAATAATTGATTTCAAAGAAGAGTTGTGCAGGGTTTCTGAAAATGTTGTATTTTACATTTTATGTGAATCCGAAGATAAGGCAAATTCGAGTTTAGGTCGAACTTCTTGGATTAAGATTAACGACTATTCTAAGAATCTCTTTATCTTCAAGGGGTTGGTCAGATGCTAAAATAATAATTTCTCCTTCAATTTCAGTTTTAAGTAAATCAATTATTTCCCTATTTATGTCTCTTGCAGCTTTATCTGAATTTATCATCACTGTTGATCCTTCTATAAAAGTAGACTTCCTAAATATAATTTTATTTTGGTTTTCAAAAGTAAATTTAGATGACCCTCTACCATGAACTACGTCTAAGAACTCTTTCACTCTAATTACTCCATAAATAAAACTTTTATCATTTCTAGCAATTTTTTTTAAGTCCTCGCTTAGATCTCTGGCTCCTTTATTAGCTAATATTCCTATTATACAATCTCCCCTACTCGTTAGATAGTCATCCTTAGTTATTTCCAATGTAGTTTTGTGAAATGCTCTAACATTATGATGTCCTTTTATCTTTACTTTATCTATCGCTATCAATTTTAGCTAATATAAAAGTATATCCTCTAACCTCTATAAGTTTAGCCCCAACCATTTCTGCAACTCTTTTTGCGAATTCTTTTCGGTCATCAATTTCTTTAATCCCTATTTTTACCTTTACAACCTTATGTTCATTTAATCTTCTTTTTATTTCGTTTATCATACCTTCTGTTACACCATATTTTCCTATTCTTATATCTGCTCTTTCAGCTCTCGTTTTCTTTATCAGATCTTTTATTTCCTGAGAGTACATATCTCCTTTGCCAATTACAAATTAGGCATGTTCTAATTAAAATCTTTGACCTCATTCTCCTTCTCTCAGTTACTCCAATAATTAATGGTGTGTAGCACTTCCTACAAAACATTCGTTTGTACTTTAAAGGAATTTCGACCTTACCTTTTCTAGAATACATCTCAGCTAATTTTACATACTCTCTAGCTAACTCCAGATTACCACTCTTTGCAGTATTGTAAGCTAGCTCTATAAGCTCGATAATCCTCTTCTTAATCTGGTTTTTTCTTCTCACAATAACTAATAAATCCTCTTTATGTTAAAATATTCTATGCATTTAAACATCATCTTATTGGAAGCCAGTTTAGAACTAGTTCCTAAAGAAATAGTTAATCATCCGGCAGTTATTAAAAACGCCAAGAGGAGGAATAAAAAGCCGGAAGACACATTACTAGACATTTCCTTACACTATCATGCAATGAAGTATTTAGAAAATAGCCATAAAAGAGGTAGACCGGATATTTTACATCAAGCCTTGCTTGTAATTTTAACAGATCCAGTAATTAAAGGTGATATATTTATACATACAATACAATCTAAGATAATTAAGGTAAATCCCAATATGAGGCCACCTAAAAATTATTTGAGATTTATAGGTTTAATGGAGCAATTATTGAAATACGGTAAAATACCTATTAATGGAGATGAGACTCTAATGGAGGTTACAAATCTTACATTAGACAACATTGTGAATAGATATGATTTAATACTATTATCAGAAAAGGGAGAGAAAATTAATCCAGAAGAAATATGTAAATTAGATGAAAAATGGCTATTAGGAATAGGGGCTTTTCCTCATGGAGATTTTTCTGACAAAATTTTGAATTTGGCTAAGAAAATTTATTCTATAAGTGGATTTCCTCTGGAAACACAACAGGTTTTATGTAGAATCTTTTCTGCTTGTAATTCTATTTTAGGTTGGCCTTAGCCTTGATAGTAACTATTCCACCTGGTACCACATCCACATCTTGTATCGATAAATCGTACGCCTCTGCGATTTTTGAGAAAATTTTTCCAGCACATAAGGTAGAGATTAAACTAAATCCAGTTCCAGTTATTCTAAATTCTATCATATCTCCAGTATTTTTAATCGAGACATTTCTAATAGGTAGTGCAATCTTTATTGCATTATAAAAATCAAATAGCTCATCTAACGTTGAGGCTTTTGATCTCAAGAACGATCCTATTTGTTCTCCTACTTCTTCACACATATTTTCATATTGCTTATTGTCTTTTTCATAAGCCAATTTAGTTAAGTTCTCAAGAAACCAACTAGTTACCGGAACTATATCTAAGGCCTTTGATATTGTATAATAATCTACCAAACTTTCTAGCGTATTTGCATCCTCACCCTCCTTGAGTAGTTTCAACAAGGCTTTAAGGGCAGCGTTAGTTAAAGAATAGATAGTATAACCTCTCTTTTTCGCCTCATTTTCTAATTGCTCTATTAGGTCAGCTTCAGCTGCTATATTAACTCTTGGCATATCTGTCTATAGAGAGTTTGTAAAAAAGGCTATTTATATTTAGTCATGCTACCGCTTAAAGTTATTTTAAAAGGGTTATGAATGAGGTATGAAAGCAATTAAATCGAAAATTATGAACAGTATTAATAATACTATGAAGCCCCCTAAATACCAATTGTCATTAACAAATAATGCTCTAATTAAATCAGTCCAACTCCTTATCTCATTCTTCTTTTGACTCAAGTAAGTCCACCATATTTATATTTAGGTTTTCCCATTTATAACTTTTGCTATAATTTATATGCGAAAGTTTATTTATAAAATAAACCATATTTACTAGGGAATAAGATATAAATCCACTAATTTTATAGCAAGTCTCAGTCTACATATGTAGGCTGACAATTAACGCACTTTCATGAAGATTCAACTGAAACCCAAATCCCCTTAAATATTTACAAAATGTAATTCCGAAAAGATAAGATAATCTTTGAAGGGAAAATTTAACTAGACATGTAGCTAATTGAAGCAAATTGTTTAGCCCGATAAACTAT belongs to Saccharolobus solfataricus and includes:
- a CDS encoding class I SAM-dependent methyltransferase, yielding MKTKRLSEFFPGVRSYYIVGEIAIITPKRVNVDYNLVAEKIMQAHPKIKAVYLKKKVKGELRTNELEFLSGERISSTIYKENGVLFYVDINKVYVNPSLSGDRLKNLELVEEGSTVLDAFTGYGAIALNIAHKKRVYVVAGDINIDGLYMLKKSLSLNKIKGMIDIVQYDAHHLPFRDKVFKLSFGDNPTLIIDFKEELCRVSENVVFYILCESEDKANSSLGRTSWIKINDYSKNLFIFKGLVRC
- a CDS encoding DUF371 domain-containing protein, translating into MIAIDKVKIKGHHNVRAFHKTTLEITKDDYLTSRGDCIIGILANKGARDLSEDLKKIARNDKSFIYGVIRVKEFLDVVHGRGSSKFTFENQNKIIFRKSTFIEGSTVMINSDKAARDINREIIDLLKTEIEGEIIILASDQPLEDKEILRIVVNLNPRSST
- a CDS encoding YhbY family RNA-binding protein, which encodes MYSQEIKDLIKKTRAERADIRIGKYGVTEGMINEIKRRLNEHKVVKVKIGIKEIDDRKEFAKRVAEMVGAKLIEVRGYTFILAKIDSDR
- a CDS encoding ribonuclease P protein component 4 — encoded protein: MRRKNQIKKRIIELIELAYNTAKSGNLELAREYVKLAEMYSRKGKVEIPLKYKRMFCRKCYTPLIIGVTERRRMRSKILIRTCLICNWQRRYVLSGNKRSDKENES
- a CDS encoding 16S rRNA methyltransferase, which encodes MLKYSMHLNIILLEASLELVPKEIVNHPAVIKNAKRRNKKPEDTLLDISLHYHAMKYLENSHKRGRPDILHQALLVILTDPVIKGDIFIHTIQSKIIKVNPNMRPPKNYLRFIGLMEQLLKYGKIPINGDETLMEVTNLTLDNIVNRYDLILLSEKGEKINPEEICKLDEKWLLGIGAFPHGDFSDKILNLAKKIYSISGFPLETQQVLCRIFSACNSILGWP